The DNA region CAGGTTCTAGGATCCCTCTATATACACGATCTGTATCTTGCACAGGAGAAAGCTCCACCCTGGGCTCAATAGTGCTGACGCTGTAGCTTGGGTTCCTCAGATTACTCTCCCTTTCCTCTTCTAGATGATTCCTGTAGGTGACTTTAAGTTCATGGAGATCCTTGTAATCATCAACGGAATTGCCCTCCCTAGACCTATAGATAGGGTTTTTGCACATGTGACCTAATGGGTGGGGGATATACTCATAGACATGGCCAGCTGGGGTCTTCACTTTAGGCAGAGGTCTGTTGCTGTACACACTGTACTGCATGTTGAATGAGCTCACGTCTGAGTTATTTGTGCTGGCTGGCTCGTTCTGATTCTTTTTCCTTCGTTTCATCACAAGGACGAAGAGCCCTGCAGCCACAAACACAGACATAATGAAAACCAAGAGCAGGCTCAGTATGAGCACAGACAAGGGCACTGAGCTCGACACGTTGTTGAATTTAATGGGATAAATTAAGGTGGTGGTGCTCTCTGGAGGCTGCTCTTCTGATGGTGTAGATGTGGGAACTATAATGTCAGAGTAGTCTGGGCAAAGGAGATCAGACTTGATCAGTCTCATTTCCTTCATTGCAAATTTTTTAGGGTTTTTACAGATGACATCATCCACCAGGACCCCAACACTGAGCTGCTCCAGCCATAGCTTCATCCCCACCACATCACATGTACAATCCCAGGGGTTCTCATGGAGGTCTATCTGCACTAAGGATTTAAGCTGGTCTAACACTCCACTCACTGTCAAGTGTGAAAAATTATTACTTCTCAGGTTTAGCCTTGATAGATTCAATCCAGAGAAAATGTTGCTAGGTAAGTATTTCAGGAGATTGTTATTGAGGAATAAAAGGTGGAGGTTGGGAACAGGCTCAAATGTTCTAGGTTCGATAACTTTAATACCATTATATTGTAGGAAAAGATATTGAAGGCTTTGAAGACCATAAAACAAGTCTGGTGTCAGCTTTTCAATTGAATTGCCATTTAAGTATAGTCTACGTAAATTAGTCAAATCCCCAAAGGCTCTGTCTTGGATAGCTGATATCCGATTGTTCCCAAGATGCAGAAGGTCCAATCCAGTGGAGTCAATAAAATCAGACCTACGGACCAAAGTAATATAATTGCCTGTGAGATACATCTTTTTGGGGTTGTAAGGTTTAGGGTGTAGGTCGGAGATACTCTGTATCTTTCTCTCCTGACAGTTGACATTAAGTCCCAGATTGGAGATCTGTAGGTTACACGTACAGTTTGTTGGACACTCCAAAGGCACTGGGGATTTGGTCTGATAAGCAATGTATCCATTTTCTTTGGGAGGGTGGTGGGATGTGGCTCTTACTCTGGATTTGTTAGGTTGCCGTGTGCTTTTAGGTTTTGTTGGGTTTTTGTAAACAGAGGAAGATATAGTGGCACCAGAATTAACTGAGGCTGGGGTAGTGTGGAAGTACTCATTTGTACTCCTGGGAATTGGTGGTCGCATTTCATAAGAAGGAATCAATTTCCTGGGGCATAATTCCTGTTTGGAAATTTCATCCAGATCTCTTCCATATAACCTAAAAGGGGTCTCACAAACCACATCGC from Ranitomeya variabilis isolate aRanVar5 chromosome 3, aRanVar5.hap1, whole genome shotgun sequence includes:
- the SLITRK5 gene encoding SLIT and NTRK-like protein 5, which gives rise to MYHCCSAVTFDQDLNKKMQMWILQTIAFAVTSLVLSWAETIESYGEVCDNCPCEERDGILSVNCENRGIISLSEITPPRFSIYHLFLFGNLLNRLYFNEFVNYSGASILHLGNNDIQEIETGSFHGLQGLKRLHLNNNKLELLKNDTFLGLESLEYLQVDYNYIISIEPNAFSRLHTLQVLILNDNLLSTLPTNLFRFVPLTHLDLRGNRLKVLPFVGLLEHMDKVVELQLEENPWNCSCELIALKDWLYSISYSALVGDVVCETPFRLYGRDLDEISKQELCPRKLIPSYEMRPPIPRSTNEYFHTTPASVNSGATISSSVYKNPTKPKSTRQPNKSRVRATSHHPPKENGYIAYQTKSPVPLECPTNCTCNLQISNLGLNVNCQERKIQSISDLHPKPYNPKKMYLTGNYITLVRRSDFIDSTGLDLLHLGNNRISAIQDRAFGDLTNLRRLYLNGNSIEKLTPDLFYGLQSLQYLFLQYNGIKVIEPRTFEPVPNLHLLFLNNNLLKYLPSNIFSGLNLSRLNLRSNNFSHLTVSGVLDQLKSLVQIDLHENPWDCTCDVVGMKLWLEQLSVGVLVDDVICKNPKKFAMKEMRLIKSDLLCPDYSDIIVPTSTPSEEQPPESTTTLIYPIKFNNVSSSVPLSVLILSLLLVFIMSVFVAAGLFVLVMKRRKKNQNEPASTNNSDVSSFNMQYSVYSNRPLPKVKTPAGHVYEYIPHPLGHMCKNPIYRSREGNSVDDYKDLHELKVTYRNHLEEERESNLRNPSYSVSTIEPRVELSPVQDTDRVYRGILEPDKGPSPGNNVEYKYSNPPAFTYTPKYEAKRQFLHPDRLREAVLYSTPSTVYVEPNRNEYLELKAKLNVEPDYLEVLEKQTTFSQF